Genomic segment of Bacillota bacterium:
CCGACCGGGGGAGCCGGGGGAGGCTGGCGCGTTGACAACTTCTTAGCGGAACTTTATGATACAAGTGCTCTCACAACGTTCCCATTAGACGGGAGGGTCGAAGCGACGGCACCGAGGCGACGGCAGGACCGGAAAGAAGAGATCCTCGAGGCGGCGGCCGACCTTCTCGCGGCCGGCACCGAACCGCGGCGCCTGACCATGGACGGCGTCGCGGCACGCGCCGGCATCGGGAAGGCCACTCTGTACCACCACTTCCCCGACCGCCAGTCACTCTTGAGCGCCCTGGCCGCGCGGGGTCTCATCCACCCGGCCGAGGCGGCGCTCGACCGACGCGAGGCCATCCTGCAGGCCGCCCTCCGGACATACGCCACCCTGGGACTCCCGGCCGCCACGATGGAAGAGGTCGCGCGGGAAGCCGGGGTGAGCCTCGCTGCCCTCTACCGGCACTTCCCGACCAAAGACAACCTTGTCGAGGCCCTCCTCCGGCGGTTCTCGGTCCTTGACGACGTCACCCGCCTGGCGGCTCCGGACTTCACCGGCGACGACCGCGAGGCCCTCTACTCCCTCGCCCTGCGCCTGCTCCAGGTGGCCGTCGAGCGGGCTCCTTTGGTCCGCCTGGTGCTGAGCACGGCGCCGACCCACCCGGAGGCCGCCCGGGAGGCCTTTCGCCAGGGTCCCGGGCGGGTCATAGCCTTGCTCGCCGCGTACATCGACAGCCGGGTCAGGGCCGGCGTTTTCCGCCCCGGCGATGCCCTTGTGCGCGCCCACTGCTTCGTCTCGATGTGCGTCATGTTCGGCCTGGCTGCCTCTGTGCCCGGCTTGGCGCCGGCCCTCCCATTGTCCGCCGTGGCCCGAGAATACGCCGACCTGTTCTACGAAGGCCTGCGCCTCAGAGAGTGACGCAGCCTTGCTGGGAGGGTGATGCGACGTGCAACCGGCTATCCAGACTTTCGGTATAACCCGGCGCTTCGGCGACCTTGTCGCCGTGGACGGGCTCGATCTCACCGTGGAGCCCGGCGAGATTCTGGCTCTGCTCGGCCCTAACGGCTCCGGGAAGACAACGGTCATTAACATGCTCAGCGGTCTGCTCCGGCCCACGAAGGGCCGGTGCCTGGTAGCGGGGCTCGACCCTGTCACGGACCCGGTCGGCGTGCGACGCCGCCTGGGCGTGTGCCACCAAGAAACGCTCCTTTACGATGAACTTACCGGGCGCGAGAACCTGTGCTTCGCCGCCGATCTATACGGACTCCCCCCGGCCTTGGCCCGGCGTCGCGCGGGAGAACTCCTCGAGCTCATGGGCCTCTCCCACCGCCAGCACGACCGCGTGGGGACGTACAGCGGCGGGATGCAGCGCCGCCTGGCGCTGGCGCGCGCCCTGCTGGCCGACCCCCCGGTCACTGTTCTGGATGAACCAACTCTCGGCGTCGACGTCCAGGCCAGAGCTGCCATCTGGGACTACATCCGCCTCCTGGCCGGACAGGGCAAGGCGGTCATGCTCACGACCAACTACATGGAGGAGGCCGAAGCCCTGGCCCACCGCATCGCGGTGATCGACCGCGGAAGGCGGGTCGCCCTGGGTACGCCCGAGGAACTCAAGGACCTGGTGGGCGGCGACATTATCGAGACGGAGCTGGCCGGAGACGCCGCTGCCTTTGCGCCGGCGGTACGGCAGCTTCCAGGAGTCCGGGGCGTTTCGGCCCAGGCCAGCCGTCTAACGTTAACCGCCCAGGACGGGGCGACTCTCCTACCCAAGGTCCTCGCCCTCCTCAGCGACTCGACGACGGTTCGGGCCGCCTCGCTGCGGCGGCCCAGTCTCAACGACACGTTCCTGCAACTGACAGGCCGAGAACTGCGCGATTAGGACGGTGAGCCACCGATGAGGTTCTCGCATGGCTTCTGGCGGGCCCTTTCAGGTATGGCGGCCAAGGACCTCCGCCTCCTGGCCCGCGACCCGCGGGCGGTGATTGCCAACCTGGTGCCGCCCCTTTTGCTCTTGCTTATCCTGGGCGTCACGGGAGCGGCGGGGTCGCGCCTTCCCGTCGCCCTGGCACCTATGGGGGAAGGCGTCTACACTTCCCACCTTGTGGAGCTAGCCGGGAGCATCCGCACGCCGACCTCGCCGTATTTCGCCATCCGGACAACCAACCCCGACGAAGCGCTCAGGGGCTTCGCGGAGCGGCGCTACCTTGGCGTCATCGAAATCCCCGCTGACTTTGACACCCGTATCGCCTCCGGCAAGCCGGGCGAAATCATCCTGCATCTGCACAACTTCAACGCCGACCAGGCGAAAAACTTCAGAATGAGGGCCGAGGTCCTGGCCTGGACTTTCAACCACGAGGTGCTCCCAGCCGACCTCTACCCGGTGAAAACTCGCCTGGAGATGCATGAGGACCGGCCTGTGGAGGTTCCCTTCCATCACGCCCTGGTGGCGGGGGTCGCTGCCCTGGCCGTGCTCCTTGGCGGCACGGTGGGCGCTGGTCTTGGGCTGGCCCGGGAGTTCGAGCGCGGCACCTCCCGCCTGCTCCTTCTCTCGCCGGCTAACCCGTTGGCCCTGGCGCTGGGCAGGCTCGTGGTGGGGCTCGTCGAGGCGGTCCTGGCCGGAACCGTCGCTTACGGCGTCGGTCGTCTCCTCTTCGGCGTCCCCGTGGAGGGACGCCCGGCGGAGGTCGCCCTCGTGGCGGTGGCCCTCGGCCTCTATGGTGCCAGCGTGGGGACAGTTCTCGCGCTGGGTGCGCCACGCCTGCCCCCGGCCATGGTGGGCGCCATATTCTATTCCGTCCTGTCCTGGATTTTCGGGGGGGGCATGGCCGAGACAAGCCTTTTTACCCACGTCTTTCCCCGCCCGCTCCTCTGGCTCAGCCGACTTAACCCCGCGACCCGCGGAATTGACCCGATCGTCCGGCTGATAAACCTCGGGCATACGGCCACGCTGGAGCTGGACCTGGGCGTGCTCCTGGCCGCAACGGCGGCCCTCCTTCTCGTGGCCTGTCGCCGGTTCACCCGTCTGTCGGAAGGGAAGTAAGAATCATGCACGCCTTTCTCCGGTCAGCGGCAGGAACTCTCCGCAAGGACCTGACCATATGGCGTCGGGACCGGCCGGTGCTGGCGGTCGGCGTCATCGCGCCCCTGGGGCTCTTGCTCATAATGGCCCTCTTCTTCGGTGCCGGCGGCCGACCGGACGCCGCCCCAGTCGTACTGGTTTCGGAGGGTCAAGGGCCGGTCGCCGCGCGCCTGGCCGAAACGTTCCGCAGCATCCGGTCGCAGGTCAGCCCATGGTGGAAGCTGCTGCCGCCCAACCCCCGGCTGTTTGCCAGCGAAGAGGTCCCGGGCATGGCCGTCATCCCGGCCGACTTCGACCAGTCCCTCACTCTGAAGTTCTATCTGCATAACTGGAACAGCGACCTCGACCAGAACTACCGCTACCGCCTGGCCTACACGCTCGGAACGTTGGAGGCGGGCTTCCCTGAGAATAGGGGCATCCGGGTCGTCCGGCGGGAGACTCTGAGCCGCGACGTCACCTGGGCGGCCTACATGGCCGGGACGACCCTGGCCTACGCCGCCATGCTGGCCGCCATCCTCTTCGGCGGGGTAGCCGCCGCGAGGGAAACAGAACGGGGCACAGCACGCTTCGTTGGTTCGACTCCCGCCAGCCCCTGGGCCCTCGCTCTCGGCCGAACCCTGGCCGCCGCCGCCGGGGCGTCGATTTCGGCTTTGGTCGCCTGGGCTTTCGCTGCCCTCCTCTGGAAAGTGCGGGTCTCCGGTCCGGCGTCCTCGCTGGTTGCCGTTCTCTTCCTCGAGGCCCTGGCCTTCGCCGGGCTCGGCGTTTTCCTGGGTGGCCTCCTCCGGCGGCAGCACTTGCTCATGCTTCCCACGGGGCTGATCGCGCTGCCCCTGTGGTTCCTGAGCGGGGGCATCGGGCCGGTGGCCCTCTTCCCGCAAACCCTTCAGACGCTTGCGCGTTGGCTTCCGACGACCTACGCCTTCGGAACGGTGAGCCAACTGGTTCTCTTCGGAAGTGCGGGCGACTTCGGCCTGACCCTGGCGGTGTTGGCGGGTACAGCTATAGTAACCTTCGGCCTGGCTGGCGTGGTGACGGCCCGGCCAAGCTGACACCGTCACCCGCGGCTTCCCGCGGAGTTGAGCCCAACTCCCCGTGGGCTTCGTGAGGAACCACGACCGATGGTACCACGCGCACTGCGATTCTGCACGGTGATGGGTCCTGACGACCGCCTCAAACCTCGCTACGGTAGTAAGCACGCGACAACTTCTGCCCCCGCTCTTCACTCCACCGGGGGTCCTGCCCCGCGAATGCGAGGCTGCG
This window contains:
- a CDS encoding TetR/AcrR family transcriptional regulator, whose amino-acid sequence is MPTGGAGGGWRVDNFLAELYDTSALTTFPLDGRVEATAPRRRQDRKEEILEAAADLLAAGTEPRRLTMDGVAARAGIGKATLYHHFPDRQSLLSALAARGLIHPAEAALDRREAILQAALRTYATLGLPAATMEEVAREAGVSLAALYRHFPTKDNLVEALLRRFSVLDDVTRLAAPDFTGDDREALYSLALRLLQVAVERAPLVRLVLSTAPTHPEAAREAFRQGPGRVIALLAAYIDSRVRAGVFRPGDALVRAHCFVSMCVMFGLAASVPGLAPALPLSAVAREYADLFYEGLRLRE
- a CDS encoding ATP-binding cassette domain-containing protein produces the protein MQPAIQTFGITRRFGDLVAVDGLDLTVEPGEILALLGPNGSGKTTVINMLSGLLRPTKGRCLVAGLDPVTDPVGVRRRLGVCHQETLLYDELTGRENLCFAADLYGLPPALARRRAGELLELMGLSHRQHDRVGTYSGGMQRRLALARALLADPPVTVLDEPTLGVDVQARAAIWDYIRLLAGQGKAVMLTTNYMEEAEALAHRIAVIDRGRRVALGTPEELKDLVGGDIIETELAGDAAAFAPAVRQLPGVRGVSAQASRLTLTAQDGATLLPKVLALLSDSTTVRAASLRRPSLNDTFLQLTGRELRD
- a CDS encoding ABC transporter permease, whose translation is MRFSHGFWRALSGMAAKDLRLLARDPRAVIANLVPPLLLLLILGVTGAAGSRLPVALAPMGEGVYTSHLVELAGSIRTPTSPYFAIRTTNPDEALRGFAERRYLGVIEIPADFDTRIASGKPGEIILHLHNFNADQAKNFRMRAEVLAWTFNHEVLPADLYPVKTRLEMHEDRPVEVPFHHALVAGVAALAVLLGGTVGAGLGLAREFERGTSRLLLLSPANPLALALGRLVVGLVEAVLAGTVAYGVGRLLFGVPVEGRPAEVALVAVALGLYGASVGTVLALGAPRLPPAMVGAIFYSVLSWIFGGGMAETSLFTHVFPRPLLWLSRLNPATRGIDPIVRLINLGHTATLELDLGVLLAATAALLLVACRRFTRLSEGK
- a CDS encoding ABC transporter permease; amino-acid sequence: MHAFLRSAAGTLRKDLTIWRRDRPVLAVGVIAPLGLLLIMALFFGAGGRPDAAPVVLVSEGQGPVAARLAETFRSIRSQVSPWWKLLPPNPRLFASEEVPGMAVIPADFDQSLTLKFYLHNWNSDLDQNYRYRLAYTLGTLEAGFPENRGIRVVRRETLSRDVTWAAYMAGTTLAYAAMLAAILFGGVAAARETERGTARFVGSTPASPWALALGRTLAAAAGASISALVAWAFAALLWKVRVSGPASSLVAVLFLEALAFAGLGVFLGGLLRRQHLLMLPTGLIALPLWFLSGGIGPVALFPQTLQTLARWLPTTYAFGTVSQLVLFGSAGDFGLTLAVLAGTAIVTFGLAGVVTARPS